The genomic interval CGTGTCGCTCACGGATCCGCCCATCGACCCAGCCGAACCCATCACGTGCTCCTTCAACCGATGGACGCCGCCGCGGACCCGGTCGACCCGCCGGCCGACCACCCGACCTGGGCTGACCTTCTCCGTCAAGGCGTCGACGTCGCGGCCCACATCGCGCCGCGTCTGCTCGATGTTGCGCTTCAGCTCTTCCGGGTCTTCAGCCATTTCGCGTCCTCCTTGAGTGATTCGACCGTCTGGTCGGGTTTCGGGTTGACCTCCTGCAGCTCCTTGCGTCCCGATATCGCGAGTACGACGGCCACGACCGCCCAGACGACTGCGACGATCAGCGCTGCCCAGATCAGATCCATGGCCTCGTCGAGAGCCCACATCACCGCCAAGGAGACGAAGAGAGCGACCATCCAGCCCGCGAACGCCGCGCCGCCGAGCATGCCTGCGCCCTTTCCGGCCTTCTTCGCTTCCGTCTGGAGCTCCGCCTTGGCCAGCGCGAGCTCCTGGCGCGTCAGTTGTCCCAGATCGGTGGTCAGCTGGGAGACGAGCTGACCGACTGACTCGTCCATCGACAGCCGCTGCGGACTGCTGCCGGGTGGTGATCCGTCGACAGTCATCTCACCACTCCGTTCCTGGCCCGGGGCGGGGCGGCGTGACCGGGGTACCCATCGGCGCCGCGGGCGGCGGGACCAGGTACTCGTCGGCGGCTGGCTCTGGCACTCCGTTGCCGCCCGCCGATCCGTTGCTGTACAGCGATCCGTTGCTGGCGGGCGTACCGCTCCTGGTCGTTCCGCTGGCGCCGCCTGCTGCCAAGGCACGGGTGAGGCGACCGGCGACGACACCGGCAGCGGCGGCGATCAGAAGGAACGTGCCCGGCTTGCGGCGCGCGTATCCGCGGACCTCGTCCAGTAGGTCGGCTGGTTCGTGCTGCTGCAGGAAATCCGCAGCTTGATCGGTGAACTCGGCGCCCTGCCGTGCGAGTTGAGAACCCAGACCCGACTGGCCGTCTTCGGCCATACCGCGCAACTCGTCGCTCACCGAACGAAGGGCCGTGGCAGCACGGTCCTTCTGCTGACTCGCTTGCCCGACAAGTTCCTGACGCGTCTGGCTCGCCAACCGCCGGCTCTCCGCACGGACATCCGACGTCACGTCCGACACCTTCTCCTTGACCGTGCCCGCGACCTCGCGAGCAGCGTCGGCCGACGTCTCCTTCAGCTGCCCGGCTTGGTCCCGGGCGGTCTCGGCCACGCCCTCCGTTGGTGGGCTCTCTGCACTCATCCGATGATTCGTCGTAGGCGACATGTGACGGCTCCTTCCAGGAGCAATTGACTGACGTCACGAAGCGCCGCGCCTCATCCGCCGTACGACAACGACGGCAACAAAGACGGGGGCGACCTGCTCAGGCCGACGGGCGCAGCATTTCTGCCTCGCAACAAGGACTTACCGAAATGGCACACTGTCGTACCACCATCGAGATCAGCCGACCGGTACCCGCAGGCAAACACGACAATCTCCTGCCCTGCAGGCGAATCGGCTCTCGAACCGCGCGATGCTCTGTCGCGGCGATGCATGCGAGACGGGTACTGGCAGGGCACCACAGTGTCGGCGAAGTAGAACCGGCGCAGTACAGACGCTTCGCGCCGGACAGTGCACGGCCAGGCCGAGTGCAGCCAAGCTCGAAAGCCGGGTCTCGTCCTGGCCCCGGGTCCCGTACCGCGCCCGGCTCCCGGGTGGCTACTGCGTTCTGGTCTTGTGTTCGTCGCGCAGCTGGTCCGTGGTCGTGTTGATGTCCGCGACCTGCCCGGCCAGATGGGGATTGCTGGTCCCGAGCTGTGCTCCGGCATCGGCCAACGGCACCAGCAGCGCTGAGGAGTCACCGTCGCCGAGCGCGTGCAGAAGACGATCGACGCTTTCCTGGGCGTCAGTGTCGAGGTCGTCGAGCGCGGTGATCTGCGCAGCGAGGCGGCGCAACTGGGCCGCGTTGTCCCGGGCCCAGCGGGTCACGGCGCGATCGCCGGCGCGGCGGTCGCGGGCCGCCTGCACCCGCTGCTCGCCAGTCATGTCCGGCTGGTCGGTGCTGTGCGGGTTCAGCCGTAGGTAGCGGCGCTCGGCGGCCTGCCGGCTGGCGACTCCGAGCGCGGGGGCGAGCTCGGCCCAGCTGACGCCGTGTTCGCGCGCTGCTCCGATCAGCAACGGCTCCCATGCCGAGAGCCGATCCTGCACGAACCGCAGTTGGGTCAGCGCCGCGAGAACGTTCGCCGAGCTCACGCCGGAATCCCCGACTGCAGGGGCGTGAGGCGCGAGCTGCCCAACAACCTGCTCCACGGCGGCGAGTGCAGCTGCCACCGGAGTCGGCGCATCGTCTGCCTGGTGTTCGGCGGCCACTCCATCACCTCATGGTCTCAATGTCAGCGATTGGATGACAACGGCACTTGTCATCGTTTCGATGACATGTTATACCGGAGGTGCGTATTAACACCACAGTTGACTCGATGCCACAGGAGGTGCAGACGATGTTGATGCGCACAGACCCGTTCCGGGAATTCGACCGCCTGGCCCAGCAGGTCTTGGGGAGCCAGGCGCCCGGCACGTGGTCCCGGCCGACCGCGATGCCGATGGACGCCTACCGCCAAGGCGATCAGTACGTCGTTTCCTTCGATCTTCCCGGTGTCTCACCGGACGCGATCGAACTGGACGTGGAGCGCAACGTGCTCACCGTGAAGGCCGAGCGCCGCCCGCTCGAGCTCGGCGACGACGTGGAGATGCAAGTTGCCGAGCGTCCACTCGGAGTGTTCTCCCGGCAGCTGTTCCTGGGCGACACGCTGGACGCCGACCGGATCGCGGCCCGCTACGAAGGCGGCGTACTGACATTGAGAATTCCGATCGCCGAACAGGCCAAGCCGCGCAAGATCTCGATCGCGAGCACCGACAGCGATCGCAAGGAGATCAACGCCTGACCCGGCACCGGTGACAGGACTTGTTGTTGCCTGCTGGGAATCGCCGTGCGACCCGCCGATCGACAAGCCCTGTCCGCCCGACACGATTCCTGACCCGTGATGCGGCCGCCCGCCGAGTCACACCCTTGACCAGGCGGGCAGCCGCATCATCTGGCCAATCCCGAACCCAACGATCAAGCTTCGAGCCCGCGGAGACGTGGAGCAGGATGACCGAGGATCATCATGGCCGTTGACGACATCGAGACGTACTGCGAGAACGGAATCTGGAAGACCCGCTGGCGCGCCAGCGACGAACCCTTCGCAGCCGGCGGCGGAAGACAATGCCAGGCCGGCCAAGGCGCGATCGTAGCCTGCTGGTACGGCGTCGATCACATCATCACCAACCCGGACGGCACAATCGCCGAACACAATTCCTACCGCTATCGCCGGGAGTACGAACCATCGGAGCGTTAGCCTGCCGTGGCGTAGGCCGCGCGGAGGTAGCGGGTGGATGCCTTCCATCGGGTCAGTAGACGTTCGGCGAAGAGGTTGTCGATGGCGAGTGAGCAGCGGGCGCCGAAGAGGACGTCGCTGATCGCCTCGGGATTCTGTTGTATGTAGCTACCGCAGAGGTCGTGGGCAGCGATCTGCTCATGGACGGCGTCCGCTTCGACGTGCTCGGTGAAGTACCGCGCCTGGTCTTTCGAGGCGCCGAGGCGGGCAGCGCCGGCGGCGTACTGCCGGTTGGGGAGAGTGGAGGTCATCTCGAGCGCCGCGAGATGGCCGATGAGCGCAGCGGTCCAACGACGGTGGACCGCGAAGAGCGACATCACATTCGAAACGGCCAACGTGACAGCCGGAACCTCCGGGACGTACCGGCCGTAGCTGTCGTCGAGTCCCAGCCAGCGCATCGTCGTACGGAACAGTTCGGAATGCATCCGTTCCGGGCGGCCGCCGCCGTACTCGTCGGCTTCGATCTCGACCAGCGCCGCCTTGGCAGCGCCGTCCAGACGCGGAATGGCGAAGCTGTGCGGATCGGCCTCCTTGAGCTGGTAGACCGACCGGTTCAGAACGAACTCACGAAACTGCTCCGTCGTGGCATGCCGCCGCAGGTACGGCGCCAGCCGCGGCCCGTCATCGGCGTCGATCATCGCCCGGAGCTGGTCGGCGACCGGTTCGTCAGCCGGACGAACCCGGCAGGTAGCTTCCAGCCAGTTGATCCAGGGGCGTTCCCATTGGGTGCGGGCCGCAATAATGCCCGGGTCCCACTGGGCCTCGGGGTCCACGTCGTCGAAGCCGCGGTACTGCAGCTCGTACGCCATCCAGAGCGCAAGTTGCAGATCCTCGTCGGCGAACGGCTGACTGGATCGCGTGACCTCTGTGGTCCGCTGTGCACCGCGGGCGCCCGTGAGCTGGTCGTTCAACCAGGCACTGAGCGGCCCACGCGGCGGTGGTAGTTGCATGTGTCCCCCTTGACGCGTTGGCGGCCATCCAGTACCCGGCCCGGAAACCGTTACTGGAGTGGGTACCAGCTGGTTCATGACTACGGAGGACGACGCCGCAACACAGATCCGTCTCTACCCGGACGGCCCGATCCTGGTGCGCGGCGACTTCGAACTGCTGGACGAGGACGGCGGTCCGATTCCGGCGGAACGCCGTACCATCGCGCTCTGCCGCTGCGGGCGCTCCGCCGTCCCTCCGTTCTGCGACGGCACGCATACTCTCCCGCGCCGAACTCGCGCCAGTTGAGCGCTGTCAGGAGCATCAGGCGGTGAAGGTCTCCGCCAGCCAGGGGACGACGCGGTTGGGGCCGAGGGCTCGGAGCTCGTCCACGGGCGGGTGTTCGACCATCGCCCGTACGTCGTCCAGGCCGCCCGGAGCATAGGGTTCTGCGATGTCGATGAGGTCGTGCAGGCATCGCCGCGTGGGCCGGGCTTCACCGCTCCGCAGATCTAGGAGCTCTCCCCCGACGCCGTCCCGGAGCGCGGACCACCTGTTCTCCGCGATCCTCCAGCTCGGCGCCGGTGGCTCAAGGTTGCCGACATGATGTAGGTCGGCGAAACCCGCGACAAGAGCGTGCACGAACCGCGTGATCGCGCGCGTCCGATCCACGGTTGCCTGTACGTCGAGCACCCGCAGCTCGAGCGTGCCGTAGCCGGTGTGCGGTCGCAGCTCCCACCACCACTCCGAAGCATCGGCCACGGCCCCACCCCGGACAGCCCAGGCGAGGTCGTCGGCGTACTGCTCCCAGGAGGCGATGATCGGCGGCACACCCTGCCGAGGCAACTGAGAGGCGACCACCGGACGCACCGAGCACAGCCCCGTATCCCGCCCACCAGCGAACGGCGAGGCCGCAGCGAGTGCAGCCAGTTCCGGCAGCCGGTCGCGCAGTGCGTGGTAGACGGCCAGCGTGCAGTCGGCGTCGCCGAAGGCCAGGTGCATCTGCAACGAGGAGACCAACTGCCGGTCCATCACCTCGCGATAGCGAGCTGCGAGCCCGGCGGCTCGCTCGGTGCGCGACAAGGCGGTGGGTCCGTCGACGAGGGGATGGACCGGCGCGGCGATCGCGGCCAGGTCCGGACCGCAGGCGGTGGCCACCAGTTCCCTGCATGTACGCAGCTCCTCGACCGCGTCGGTCACCTCAGCGTGAACGGAAGTCGCGATCTCGAGCTGGCAGGCCGGCAGCTCACGCTTCACCCGCGGGTCGCCAACGCCCGCAACCACTGCCTCAGCATCCGCAGGCAGCCAGCTCCCCCGATGTACCACGAGCAGCTCTTCCTCCAACCCCACAGTTCCGGCGACGGTGCCGGCAAACAACGCCCGGAGCCGACCGGCGTCAGGCGGCGCAACGGGGACGGACTTGGCCTTGATCACAGGTCCTCCTGTTACCTCCCCGCCTACAAGCCAACCCTCGACCAGTACTCCGGACGCATGGACGAGCAGGACGTGGGCACTCGGCCTGCCGGCGCAGCTCGCAGGACCTGACGAAACCGGACTACCGGGGCAGGGCACGTCAGCGGTGCGGTTCGACAACCAAGCGATGCTTCATCCAGTCCGTTACCCCGCGGCCTCGCCCGCGCCTTCATCGAGGCGGGCGGCCGGCTCTTCGAGCACAGCCGAGTTACCGACCTGAATCCCACCAACGACCGTGTAGAGGCGCTGACCGCCGTCGGGCCACGAGTCAGCGCAGCGCACGCCGTGGTCGCCACGCTGCTGCCGATCGGCACCCTCGGCGGGTACTTCGCCCGTACCAGACCGAACCAGTCGCACGGGATCGCGGTCCGGCTGCCGGTCGAAGCACCGGCCGGCATGACCATCTCGGCCGACGCGCCGGTACGGTCCACTCGACCGTGGCCCGGCGGCGGACCCACTGGGCTCATCGTGGTCGGCGGCGGCCACGAGACCGGAGCCGAGCAGGACACGGACGTGGCGTACCAGAGCCTCGTCGACTGGGTCGGCTCGCTCTGGAACACCGACGTGCAGCCCGACTATCGCTGGTCTGCCGAGGACTACAGCACCCCGGATCTGCTCCCGTTCGTCGGCGAGGCGCCCGGCTCGCCGATTCTCATCGCGACCGGCATGAACAAATGGGGCCTCACCAACGGAACCGTTGCCGCCGGCATCCTGCGCGACGCCGTCCTCGGCCGGAACAACCCCTGGAGCGATTTGTACGACGCCAGTCGTATCGGCGATGCACGCGCTGTCGCGGAGCTCGTCAAGGACAACCTCAAGGTCGGCAAGGAGTTCGCCGCCGGACACCTCCGCCGCATCCTGGGCCGCGGGCTGGATCACGTGGAGGTCGGCGAAGGCGGCCTGTACGACCTCGACGGCAAGACAGTCGGCGCGTACTGCGACCACGATGGTCACCTGCATACCGTCGTACCGATCTGCACTCACCTCGGGTGTCCGCTGCGCTGGAACCAAGGCGACACCACTTGGGACTGCAACTGCCACGGTTCTCGCTTCGCACCCGATGGCTCCGTGCTCGACGGCCCGGCGACGTCTCCGCTGGCCAAGCCCGGCGAGTGAGCAGTTGCCCAGTACACCGATTCGGACAGGCGTGAAAGGGACGGAGATGACGACGCTGCAGGCCTTGGTAGGCGATGGGATCGGTCGATCTGACCAACGCCCCACTCACCGGAGACACTCATGACTGCAAGCCTTGCTGCCACCGTTCTGGGGACCCCCGACCCGCCCGCGCCGGCCGACTTCTACCGAGAGCTTCTGGGATGGGTCGAGACCAGCCGCGAGCCAGGATGGGTCCGCCTACGTCATCCCGAGCACGACCGACCAGGACTGAGTTTCCAGCTCGAGTCCGACCACGTTGCGCCAGTGTGGCCGCAACTCCCGGACAGTCAACAGATGCAGGCCCATCTGGACATTCAGGTCGACGACCTCGACCTCGAGGTCCAGCGCGCCGTCAAGCTGGGGGCAACCGTCCGCCAGGTGATGGCCGGACTTGATGCCATGCCCCTCGACCTGGCGGCACCAGGGCCGCCAGACCTCGACCGGATCTCCGTAGAGCTGTTCCAGGTCGTCGTCGGTCGACCACAGCACCAGCGTCGGGCACTCGATCCGCCGACCGGCAGCGCGATCCGACTCGTCGGTGTGGCGATCGACCCCGAGCCCGGCCCGATAGTCCTCCAACATCGCATGCGCGAACGCGCGGTCCCCATCGAGGCCGTAGCGCTCCATCAGGATCCCCATCGCCTGACCGACCAGCTTCCGCGCGTCAACCGCCTGCGCCAGCGTCTGCTCGTGCCGCGCAGTGGCAACCGCAACCGATGCGTGCCGGGCAAGGATGTGGGCGACCGCCTCGTCGTCCGCACCGAACGCGTCCGGCTCAGGTGAGTACAACCCGAGTACGCCGAACGATCGTGAACCGGAGGCGCCGACGGCCAGCGGCACGTCCAGCACACTGCGCACGCCGAGACGAGCGACCTCCGCGGCCCAGGCGGGCCACCGGAGGTCCACCGCCGTGTCGCGAACCAGTACGACTGTCTGGTTCTGCAACGACTCGATCAACGGGCCGGATCCGTCGTCGATCTGAAGGTTGTAGATGTCAGCGACAACCGGATCGGTGACGGCCGCGATCTCCGGTCGCCGACCTCGGCGATAGAGGGCTACACCGGCATAGCTGCAGCTCAGAGCCTGCAGAGCAAACTGGACGACCGCGTCGATGGTTTCCTCGACGCCACCAGCGCCGTGCAACTCGACCGCCAGCCGAGCGAAGACATCGGCTGCCTGATCAACGGTCTCGGTCATGCGCAGCCGACTCTCAGCCGCTATTTCGTCGTGAGCGCCCAACTGGAGGGCGCCATCCTCGATGCCGCTCATGCTAGGAAGCGTTCGTCGTAGTCGTAATACGTGTCAGCGCAGCCGACGGCCACCGTTCCTCCAGGCAAGCCGATATAACGCGTCGGCTGCTGACTGTCCAACAGTCGCCGAAACAGAGCTTGCCACGATCCCTGGCTGCACACCAAACCGTCTCGGGCGGCAACGGCCTCGCGCCGGAGATCGACGTGGCTACAGCGACCAAGGCGAGGGTCGTGACCAGCACAGAGCCAACGAGCTGCCCGCCCACGCGGCACTTTCCTACTCAGCAGAACCGCGAGTGCGAAAGGCAGTCAGGGGCACTGGTCGGGTATGGCTCGTACAGATACGGGACGGGCGACGCGTACGGATCAGGCGCCGCAGTTGAGGTACGTACGGACGTTGGGATGTGACGCCGACCAGCTGTGGAGGCTCATCACCAAGCCGGAGCACCTCAGTAGCTGGCTCGGGCCGACCGTTCTGAGCGACACGCAGTACGGCGGGTTCATGGTCGTCACACGAGCGCGAGCCGAACAGACCGGGATCGTGACGATCTGCGAACCCCGGCACTACTTCCAGGCCGCGCTCGACGACCCTGAGCACCCCGCCAGCACCGTCCTGGTGGACGTGGTCCCAGGGCACGACGGCACGTACCTGATCCTGACCCACGGCGGCATCCATCACACCCAACTGGCGCAGTACAACACGCTCTGGACGAGCGCCCTCAAGCGGCTCGAGCAGGTCGTGGAGGGAAAGAGTTAGCGCCGCAGGTTTCCGGGCACCCAGGCGTTATGACTTGCCGGGCAGGAACTCTTGGACCTTGGACTTGAAGCCCTCCTTGATCATCGAGGCCCGATCGGTGTCACCACGCACGATCGACTCCAGCGCCTTCTCCAGCTGGTCCCAGGTCGCGTGCGGCGGGATCGGCGGTACGGCGGGATCGGTCCGGAACTCGACCACGCACGGCCGATCGGCGCGCAACGCCTCGTCCCAGGCCGGCCCGACCTCCTCCGGCTTCTCCGCGGTCACCCCGTGCAGCCCGAGCAGCCGCGCGTATCCGGCGTACGGGAACTCCGGCAGCTGCTGAGAAGGCAGGAACTGGGGCGAGCCTCCCATCGCCCGCAGTTCCCACGTCACTTGGTTCAGATCGTTGTTGTGCAGCACGGCGACCACCAACCGCGGATCCGCCCACTCCTGCCAGTACTTCGCGATCGTGATCAGCTCGTTGATCCCGTTCATCTGCATCGCGCCGTCACCCACCAGCGCGTACGCCGGCCGATCCGGCAGCCCGAACTTCGCGCCGAACACGTACGGCACCCCGGGCCCCATCGTCGCCAGCGTCCCGGAC from Kribbella sp. NBC_00709 carries:
- a CDS encoding phage holin family protein, with translation MTVDGSPPGSSPQRLSMDESVGQLVSQLTTDLGQLTRQELALAKAELQTEAKKAGKGAGMLGGAAFAGWMVALFVSLAVMWALDEAMDLIWAALIVAVVWAVVAVVLAISGRKELQEVNPKPDQTVESLKEDAKWLKTRKS
- a CDS encoding Hsp20/alpha crystallin family protein; this encodes MPQEVQTMLMRTDPFREFDRLAQQVLGSQAPGTWSRPTAMPMDAYRQGDQYVVSFDLPGVSPDAIELDVERNVLTVKAERRPLELGDDVEMQVAERPLGVFSRQLFLGDTLDADRIAARYEGGVLTLRIPIAEQAKPRKISIASTDSDRKEINA
- a CDS encoding iron-containing redox enzyme family protein: MQLPPPRGPLSAWLNDQLTGARGAQRTTEVTRSSQPFADEDLQLALWMAYELQYRGFDDVDPEAQWDPGIIAARTQWERPWINWLEATCRVRPADEPVADQLRAMIDADDGPRLAPYLRRHATTEQFREFVLNRSVYQLKEADPHSFAIPRLDGAAKAALVEIEADEYGGGRPERMHSELFRTTMRWLGLDDSYGRYVPEVPAVTLAVSNVMSLFAVHRRWTAALIGHLAALEMTSTLPNRQYAAGAARLGASKDQARYFTEHVEADAVHEQIAAHDLCGSYIQQNPEAISDVLFGARCSLAIDNLFAERLLTRWKASTRYLRAAYATAG
- a CDS encoding CDGSH iron-sulfur domain-containing protein; protein product: MTTEDDAATQIRLYPDGPILVRGDFELLDEDGGPIPAERRTIALCRCGRSAVPPFCDGTHTLPRRTRAS
- a CDS encoding carboxylate-amine ligase, with the translated sequence MIKAKSVPVAPPDAGRLRALFAGTVAGTVGLEEELLVVHRGSWLPADAEAVVAGVGDPRVKRELPACQLEIATSVHAEVTDAVEELRTCRELVATACGPDLAAIAAPVHPLVDGPTALSRTERAAGLAARYREVMDRQLVSSLQMHLAFGDADCTLAVYHALRDRLPELAALAAASPFAGGRDTGLCSVRPVVASQLPRQGVPPIIASWEQYADDLAWAVRGGAVADASEWWWELRPHTGYGTLELRVLDVQATVDRTRAITRFVHALVAGFADLHHVGNLEPPAPSWRIAENRWSALRDGVGGELLDLRSGEARPTRRCLHDLIDIAEPYAPGGLDDVRAMVEHPPVDELRALGPNRVVPWLAETFTA
- a CDS encoding Rieske 2Fe-2S domain-containing protein, whose translation is MNKWGLTNGTVAAGILRDAVLGRNNPWSDLYDASRIGDARAVAELVKDNLKVGKEFAAGHLRRILGRGLDHVEVGEGGLYDLDGKTVGAYCDHDGHLHTVVPICTHLGCPLRWNQGDTTWDCNCHGSRFAPDGSVLDGPATSPLAKPGE
- a CDS encoding SRPBCC domain-containing protein, with the protein product MARTDTGRATRTDQAPQLRYVRTLGCDADQLWRLITKPEHLSSWLGPTVLSDTQYGGFMVVTRARAEQTGIVTICEPRHYFQAALDDPEHPASTVLVDVVPGHDGTYLILTHGGIHHTQLAQYNTLWTSALKRLEQVVEGKS